In one window of Trichoderma breve strain T069 chromosome 7 map unlocalized scaffold00008, whole genome shotgun sequence DNA:
- a CDS encoding protein kinase domain-containing protein, which yields MRNSTPKLPGILTVTLHEAVGLSRGVESSEPDVYKVYPSGSKHRHNEFKGNIFPCTECRFPQTLVEYDKCQIPINCYWGTTESPSWKGGYGECKFYVARTAELTISLYHPTGSKLSQDVFLGSARVHPFNALEESMPRWLPIEDGIGMIRISYGYTSMENKKLKEENFDGQFYGVERKQSGCITQNTKGKFEAMYAGKYFETDKLFPSQVSRGLPSRINHPFIYPTTFYFEVEERLQLYSPLAIGGHLFNHLLEQQYFDVDRSRFYIAEILCALEYLHDKHHIFAWLKPRSVLLDGMGHIALCGFGLFISEISQGSPRRQHRLPEYPAPELLLGQNDNRMADWWTLGIFLYEMLTGLPLFYDEDPEKIADKILNQTIEVPESLPRATQDIITGLLCRNPKRRLGANGGVSEIKAHPFFEGIEWHTLIQRKYQPSFKPNYYSSHLEHHGVVESHEPPPSPPFIPFSLNRMYPEHRSYTPRIRQTLVQTDNNWDLIWEESHPQGFHFYNRVTGEKQPILPQAVESIASEDTVQADEAYITVPDQRQKLATLKTALQAGYDNVISQLLGYGVNLNVRMDEWRETPLLWAAQHENLSLVRLFLENSADVNYGTYNLEDHYALIAAVRRGNQQIAEVLLKKSRRVISTIALSLAVDQNDGPMAKLLLENGVRCEFEETDRNPPYEPGPFDLTTCCHFPVGEEEEFIHPLFRAVVYGNEDMVRLLLSYGADANVGYHGLAWYKLKMDREERIQFECGRVIHVAMELRQHKIVELLLENGADINLGRPIWDVRTHNCDMVPRDVFQRVRAGLKAAVAAREEKKTAVTV from the coding sequence ATGCGCAATTCGACGCCAAAACTGCCTGGCATTTTAACCGTGACTCTTCACGAAGCAGTTGGCCTCTCTAGAGGAGTTGAATCCTCTGAGCCTGATGTCTACAAAGTGTACCCCAGCGGCTCTAAACACAGGCATAATGAGTTCAAAGGGAATATATTTCCCTGCACAGAATGCAGATTTCCCCAAACGCTTGTTGAATATGACAAATGCCAGATACCCATTAACTGTTATTGGGGAACCACAGAGAGCCCCTCGTGGAAAGGAGGCTATGGCGAATGCAAATTCTATGTTGCACGAACTGCCGAGCTAACCATCTCCCTCTATCACCCGACTGGTTCCAAATTAAGCCAAGATGTGTTTCTCGGATCAGCGCGAGTACACCCCTTTAATGCGCTAGAAGAATCTATGCCAAGGTGGCTACCGATTGAAGATGGCATTGGCATGATCCGCATCAGTTACGGCTATACATCCATGGAAAATAAGAAactgaaggaagaaaatttTGACGGTCAGTTTTATGGCGTAGAGAGGAAGCAATCTGGATGCATCACTCAGAATACAAAGGGCAAATTTGAGGCAATGTATGCTGGGAAATACTTTGAAACAGACAAGCTTTTTCCATCTCAAGTATCAAGAGGATTGCCTAGCCGCATCAACCATCCTTTCATATACCCAACCACATTTTATTTCGAAGTAGAGGAGCGATTACAACTCTACTCTCCACTCGCTATAGGAGGACACCTTTTTAACCATCTCTTGGAGCAGCAATATTTTGACGTCGACAGATCTCGATTTTACATTGCCGAGATTCTCTGCGCACTAGAATATTTGCATGATAAACATCACATCTTCGCCTGGTTGAAGCCTAGAAGCGTTCTACTGGACGGCATGGGTCATATTGCGCTCTGTGGTTTCGGTCTTTTCATCTCGGAAATCAGCCAAGGGAGCCCTAGGAGACAACATCGACTACCAGAATACCCAGCACCCGAATTATTACTTGGTCAGAATGATAATCGTATGGCAGACTGGTGGACATTGGGCATTTTTCTATACGAAATGTTAACAgggcttcctcttttctatGATGAGGATCCTGAAAAAATTGCCGACAAGATCCTCAATCAGACCATTGAAGTACCCGAGTCTTTACCACGAGCAACTCAGGATATCATAACAGGATTGCTTTGTCGCAATCCTAAGCGACGGCTGGGAGCTAATGGAGGCGTTTCCGAGATTAAAGCTCACCCGTTCTTTGAGGGAATCGAATGGCACACCCTCATCCAACGCAAATATCAACCCTCTTTTAAACCAAACTATTACTCCTCTCACCTTGAGCACCATGGAGTGGTTGAATCACATGAGCCACCACCCTCTCCGCCATTTATACCTTTCAGTCTTAATCGGATGTATCCGGAGCACAGGAGCTATACCCCTAGAATCCGCCAAACACTCGTCCAGACAGATAATAATTGGGACCTAATATGGGAAGAGTCTCATCCCCAAGGATTCCATTTTTACAATCGCGTTACAGGAGAGAAGCAGCCTATCCTTCCTCAGGCTGTGGAGTCTATCGCATCTGAAGATACCGTTCAAGCCGATGAGGCTTATATCACTGTTCCTGACCAACGCCAGAAGCTCGCCACCCTCAAAACAGCATTGCAGGCTGGATACGACAATGTTATCTCACAGCTACTGGGATACGGAGTAAACTTGAACGTTCGCATGGATGAGTGGCGTGAAACCCCTCTATTATGGGCTGCGCAGCATGAAAATCTTTCTCTAGTGAGGTTATTCCTTGAAAACAGCGCTGATGTGAATTACGGGACTTATAATCTTGAGGATCATTATGCATTGATAGCCGCCGTGAGAAGAGGCAACCAGCAGATTGCAGAGGTCTTATTGAAAAAGTCTCGTCGGGTTATATCCACGATTGCTTTGAGCCTCGCTGTTGATCAAAACGATGGTCCTATGGCCAAACTCTTGCTTGAAAATGGCGTGAGGTGCGAATTCGAAGAAACGGATCGGAATCCGCCGTATGAACCAGGCCCCTTCGATCTTACCACCTGCTGCCACTTTCCcgttggagaagaagaggagtTTATTCATCCGCTGTTCCGTGCTGTTGTATATGGAAACGAAGACATGGTTAGGCTTTTGCTCTCGTATGGCGCCGATGCCAACGTGGGTTACCATGGCCTTGCTTGGTACAAATTGAAGATGGATAGGGAGGAGAGAATTCAGTTTGAGTGTGGCAGGGTGATACATGTTGCCATGGAGCTGAGGCAACATAAAATCGTGGAATTGTTGCTGGAGAATGGCGCAGACATTAATCTCGGACGACCTATCTGGGATGTAAGGACTCATAACTGTGACATGGTTCCGAGAGATGTGTTTCAAAGAGTCAGAGCTGGTTTGAAGGCAGCAGTGGcagcaagggaagaaaagaagactgCAGTTACTGTATAA
- a CDS encoding histidine phosphatase superfamily (branch 1) domain-containing protein yields the protein MATIHIVRHGQALHNVDRGYPHRDPALTEVGSQQASKVCLPAQPDLVIVSPMTRTIHTALIIFDQYLSSSSTNVELQVWPELRETHDEAICNKGLSRAEIAAKFPQFDFSACHEEWDYPPHSSEGAVVRAETVRRRLKELSRSYKNIFLVTHRGFIAFLVKGERFDVCECRSYRFAAEGDVNDQRQGINCDTGEKQDFGPSLLWPIILPSHDDGDCDKENI from the exons ATGGCAACGATACATATCGTGCGACACGGACAAGCCCTTCACAA TGTTGATCGGGGTTACCCCCACCGAGATCCCGCTCTGACTGAAGTCGGATCTCAACAAGCGAGTAAAGTCTGCCTACCAGCTCAGCCTGACCTTGTAATCGTGTCTCCAATGACTCGTACCATTCACACAGCTCTTATTATTTTCGACCAGTACCTCAGCAGCTCTTCTACCAATGTCGAGCTCCAGGTCTGGCCGGAACTGCGCGAAACCCACGACGAGGCCATTTGCAATAAAGGGTTGTCGCGCGCCGAAATTGCAGCCAAATTTCCACAATTCGATTTCTCCGCCTGTCACGAAGAGTGGGACTATCCGCCTCATAGTTCCGAAGGCGCTGTCGTGCGCGCTGAGACAGTTCGGAGGCGCCTCAAGGAACTATCTCGTTCTTACAAGAACATCTTCTTGGTGACGCATCGTGGCTTTATTGCGTTCTTAGTTAAAGGGGAGAGATTTGATGTTTGCG AGTGCCGTTCATATagatttgctgctgaggGCGATGTCAACGATCAAAGGCAGGGTATTAACTGTGACACGGGTGAAAAGCAAGACTTTGGCCCAAGCTTATTATGGCCTATTATTTTGCCATCTCACGACGACGGAGATTGCgacaaagaaaatatttGA
- a CDS encoding hydantoinase/oxoprolinase domain-containing protein produces MGSLPSTKHLRVGVDVGGTNTDGVVIDPSRVSEPDKGILAWHKAATTTNPSDGINDAITTMFAVANISPGDVASVTIGTTHFINAVIERDANRLSKVAIIRLSGPFGKHAPPCVDWPNDMRELILGYYALAKGGLEVDGSLISDIDEAEIRSCCKEIKGRGIKSIVVNGVFSPIDTVERQEERAAKIIRDEIPGCDVLCSNEVANLGFLERENAAVLNASILSFARKTIRSFREPVKKLGLECPVFITQNDGTLLSGEMAARLPIRTFSSGPTNSMRGAAFLVGEELNEAIMVVDIGGTTSDVGLLLANGFPRQQTAYSELAGVRMNFSCPDVKSIALGGGSIVRKGDSMTIGPDSVGYKLTKEAVVFGGRVLTTTDCTVLSDLTMTVGNRDLINGVLTDEEMVRFKSIVKHKLEKVIDMMKTSPGDIPVLLVGGGAIIAPDVLEGASKVIKPKFAEVANAIGAATARVSAVIDTVKSTESKTTAQLLEEISAEVVDKAVAAGALPNSVTIAEIETIPLQYIANRSRFIVRAAGDFDYSRTDLATIPATSKGDEEVEMSVYEQTAKAKVEKVTSGFQSEADLLAYRPDVRERVWFINETDLGWISTGCYILGTGGGGSPYPDMIRLRELLRAGAVVRVVNPYDLADDTSVGCGGGMGSPTVGIEKLPGDEMMEAQTELYKICEKGPTHIIALEIGGGNGLQGMILGASLNMDIPCIDGDWMGRAYPEKNQTTPVVFNERCPIWSPIAMSDGNGNVVLIPKATSDLQVERVLRAGLSQMGSQTGCADSPVTGAETKRWVVQHTISLAWRIGRAVSRARLTNRVDNVAETIIHECGGPQAAKVIWKGKIIGVERTLRMGHVYGECIIEGADIGYIKIPFKNENIAAVKMASIKDVLRTEKQEDVLAIVPDLISVIDAQSGEAIGTPEYKYGLLVIVLGIAASDKWTGTQRGIDIGGPKGLGMPHLEYEPLGRFVAPSRGYEDYGTAQHEHGPECPLYESMVPLLKHEVSLVYIFLAEHVIANVSSFYCESDLAGGKAVVVLLLFAPSRLTLLAATSNSRVSFDQPLMNTLGTLVPSFILPLASALNWTYFLPLVTRTMQIPTLPLKDGHAIPKLGFGTGTAWYKDSPEDPLSPQLVELLEAALLQGYVHIDTADSYGTEREVGLAIQKSGISREKLFITTKVQDGWENVPAALDASLEKLGLEYVDLYLLHNPYIIGSNEGIQAAWKGLEIVKAQGKANLLAFPTSKGIISKPFSRHALSNRPLIS; encoded by the exons ATGGGATCTCTCCCATCTACTAAGCATCTCCgtgttggcgttgatgtcGGCGGCACAAATACCGACGGAGTTGTGATCGACCCGTCAAGAGTATCGGAACCTGATAAAGGTATTCTGGCATGGCAcaaagcagcaacaacaacaaacccTAGCGATGGCATTAACGATGCTATTACCACAATGTTTGCTGTGGCCAACATCAGTCCAGGTGATGTCGCCAGCGTGACAATTGGAACAACACACTTTATCAACGCTGTCATAGAACGGGATGCCAACCGGCTCTCGAAAGTAGCTATCATCCGTCTGTCAGGGCCATTCGGGAAACATGCGCCCCCGTGCGTGGACTGGCCGAATGATATGCGTGAACTTATTCTCGGCTATTACGCTCTTGCTAAGGGTGGCCTAGAAGTTGATGGGTCCTTGATCAGCGACAttgacgaggctgagatACGATCCTGCTGTAAGGAGATTAAGGGTCGCGGGATTAAGAGCATTGTTGTAAACGGTGTCTTTAGTCCTATCGATACAGTTGAGCGACAGGAAGAGCGTGCAGCCAAGATCATCAGAGATGAGATCCCTGGCTGCGACGTCCTGTGCTCTAATGAAGTTGCTAACCTGGGTTTCCTGGAAAGAGAGAACGCGGCAGTGCTCAACGCTTCAATTCTGAGCTTTGCAAGGAAGACAATCCGATCTTTTCGAGAGCCAGTAAAGAAACTCGGTCTCGAATGCCCAGTCTTTATTACACAGAATGACGGGACGCTTCTCTCTGGAGAGATGGCCGCCCGCCTTCCAATCAGAACTTTCTCCAGCGGCCCGACAAATAGTATGAGAGGAGCGGCTTTTCTAGTCGGAGAGGAACTCAATGAAGCTATCATGGTTGTTGACATCGGTGGTACAACTTCAGATGTTGGTCTACTTTTAGCAAACGGATTTCCGAGACAACAAACGGCGTATAGCGAGCTAGCGGGAGTTCGAATGAACTTTTCGTGCCCCgacgtcaagagcatcgCACTAGGTGGTGGTTCCATCGTTCGCAAGGGCGATTCCATGACCATTGGCCCCGATAGTGTTGGCTACAAGTTAACCAAGGAAGCCGTTGTGTTCGGTGGTCGGGTTCTCACGACGACAGACTGCACAGTGTTGTCTGATCTGACCATGACCGTCGGCAATCGAGACTTGATCAACGGGGTTTTgacagatgaagagatggTAAGATTTAAGTCCATTGTCAAACATAAGCTAGAGAAGGTCATCGACATGATGAAGACCTCTCCTGGTGATATTCCTGTCCTCCTTGTAGGAGGCGGAGCGATTATTGCACCCGATGTACTGGAGGGTGCAAGCAAGGTTATCAAGCCCAAGTTTGCCGAGGTTGCCAATGCCATTGGGGCAGCAACTGCTCGTGTAAGCGCCGTTATTGATACGGTGAAATCGACAGAGTCAAAGACTACGGCACAGTTATTGGAGGAAATATCTGCTGAGGTGGTTGATAAAGCCGTGGCCGCTGGTGCTTTGCCAAATTCTGTTACGATCGCTGAAATTGAAACAATTCCCCTGCAG TATATCGCCAACAGGTCAAGGTTCATCGTTCGTGCCGCAGGCGATTTTGACTACTCTAGGACAGACTTGGCCACTATACCTGCTACAAGTAagggtgatgaagaggtggaGATGAGTGTATACGAGCAAACAGCCAAGGCAAAGGTCGAAAAAGTAACGTCTGGTTTTCAGAGTGAAGCCGACTTACTTGCCTATCGGCCTGATGTTCGAGAGCGAGTCTGGTTCATCAATGAGACAGATTTGGGCTGGATCTCTACTGGCTGCTATATTCTCGGCACTGGAGGTGGAGGATCTCCATATCCCGACATGATTCGCCTTCGTGAGTTGCTTCGGGCTGGCGCCGTAGTTCGGGTCGTCAATCCCTACGATCTTGCAGATGATACTTCGGTGGGCTGTGGTGGTGGAATGGGCAGTCCAACCGTTGGTATTGAGAAGCTACCAGgcgatgagatgatggaggctCAGACTGAGCTCTACAAGATCTGTGAGAAGGGCCCGACTCATATCATCGCCCTGGAGATTGGCGGAGGAAACGGCTTACAGGGAATGATTCTCGGAGCAAGCCTTAATATGGACATTCCTTGTATCGACGGCGATTGGATGGGCAGAGCCTACCCCGAAAAGAACCAGACAACACCCGTCGTGTTTAACGAGAGATGTCCAATTTGGTCTCCCATAGCCATGTCGGACGGAAATGGAAACGTGGTGCTTATTCCGAAAGCGACGTCGGACCTGCAAGTAGAGCGCGTACTACGTGCTGGCTTGAGCCAGATGGGCTCTCAGACTGGCTGTGCAGACTCTCCCGTAACAGGCGCCGAGACAAAAAGGTGGGTTGTCCAGCATACCATATCCCTCGCTTGGAGGATTGGAAGAGCCGTGAGCAGAGCTCGATTGACCAACCGTGTCGACAATGTTGCGGAGACGATTATTCATGAGTGTGGAGGGCCTCAAGCAGCCAAGGTCATTTGGAAGGGCAAGATAATTGGCGTTGAACGAACACTCCGAATGGGGCACGTTTATGGAGAGTGCATCATCGAAGGAGCCGATATC GGTTATATCAAGATCCCCTTTAAGAATGAAAACATCGCAGCGGTTAAAATGGCATCGATAAAGGATGTATTACGAAcggagaagcaagaagatgTTCTGGCGATTGTTCCAGATTTAATATCTGTGATTGATGCTCAGAGTGGCGAGGCTATCGGAA CACCGGAATATAAATACGGCTTGCTTGTTATTGTTCTTGGAATAGCAGCCAGCGACAAATGGACCGGCACCCAGAGAGGTATTGATATCGGTGGACCGAAGGGCCTGGGCATGCCACATCTAGAGTATGAACCCCTTGGAAGGTTTGTTGCGCCG TCACGAGGTTATGAAGATTATGGCACAGCCCAACATGAGCACGGCCCAGAATGTCCACTCTATGAGTCAATGGTCCCTCTTCTCAAGCACGAAGTCTCGCTGGTCTACATCTTCTTGGCAGAGCACGTCATAGCTAACGTGAGCAGCTTTTATTGTGAAAGCGACTTGGCCGGTGGCAAAGCTGTCGTCGTTCTGCTGTTGTTTGCACCCTCCCGATTAACTCTCTTGGCGGCCACATCCAATTCCCGTGTGTCATTTGATCAACCTCTTATGAATACCTTGGGCACCTTAGTTCCCTCGTTTATTCTTCCGCTGGCTTCAGCTTTGAACTGGACATATTTTTTACCTCTGGTTACTCGAACGATGCAGATTCCCACGCTTCCGCTTAAAGATGGCCATGCTATCCCCAAG CTTGGATTCGGCACTGGGACCGCTTGGTACAAGGACAGCCCAGAAGATCCTCTGAGCCCTCAGCTCGTTGAACTGCTGGAAGCTGCCCTTCTACAAGGCTATGTACATATCGACACTGCAGACTCATACGGAACTGAGCGAGAAGTTGGCCTAGCAATACAGAAAAGCGGCATTTCACGagagaagctcttcatcaCTACCAAGGTTCAAGATGGATGGGAAAATGTTCCGGCAGCTTTGGACGCCAGCCTTGAGAAACTTGGGTTGGAATACGTGGATTT GTACCTTTTGCACAACCCGTACATAATCGGCTCTAACGAAGGTATACAAGCAGCATGGAAGGGACTCGAGATCGTCAAGGCGCAAGGAAAAGCCAATCTATTGGCATTTCCAACTTCCAAAGGCATCATATCGAAGCCCTTCTCGAGACATGCACTGTCAAACCGGCCATTAATCAGTTAG
- a CDS encoding phospholipase/Carboxylesterase domain-containing protein, with protein MVASPFVVGPATGHTHTHTIILLHGRDSEAREFASEFFECETTCTGTEQTLPNVFPTVRWVFPQANSLRSERFRVEMSQWFDMWSVEDQQEQDEMQILGLRSSVNKIAEFIEQEELLVPRSNIFLGGISQGFATALAAFFADGRGGFAGLCGFSTWLPLANQAESALELVDDEPGQKLAVMQRLYFGDDIRQHMSLSPQQLMSTPILLEHCQDDYIIRVQSGLILRDFIDNLGLSVEFHAYESGGHWFNEPQGVDDFVVFLRKSIKSDHIPSHNQST; from the exons ATGGTTGCCTCACCATTCGTCGTTGGCCCCGCTACGGGCCACACCCACACCCACACTATTATCCTGTTGCACGGCCGTGATAGCGAAGCACGGGAATTTGCCTCTGAGTTTTTCGAATGTGAGACCACATGCACGGGAACAGAGCAGACACTGCCGAATGTATTTCCTACAGTCCGATGGGTATTTCCACAGGCCAACTCCCTTCGCTCCGAGCGCTTCAGGGTCGAAATGTCCCAATGGTTCGATATGTGGAGTGTCGAAGATCAACAGGAGCAGGACGAGATGCAAATCCTGGGCTTGCGATCGAGTGTCAATAAGATCGCTGAATTCATCGaacaggaggagctgcttgtGCCAAGAAGCAATATCTTTCTGGGTGGAATTAGCCAAGGCTTTGCAAC TGCTTTAGCCGCATTCTTTGCCGATGGTAGAGGAGGTTTCGCTGGTTTATGCGGGTTTTCCACTTGGCTACCGCTCGCTAATCAGGCTGAATCGGCTctcgagctcgtcgacgATGAACCTGGTCAAAAGCTGGCGGTCATGCAGCGATTATATTTTGGTGACGATATTAGACAGCACATGTCTTTATCACCACAGCAGCTAATGTCGACACCAATTCTTCTCGAGCATTGCCAAGACGACTACATTATCAGGGTTCAAAGCGGCTTGATTCTGCGAGATTTCATTGACAATCTGGGTCTCAGCGTAGAATTTCATGCATACGAAAGCGGAGGCCACTGGTTCAATGAGCCGCAAGGTGTGGACGACTTTGTGGTGTTCTTGCGAAAGAGTATCAAGTCAGATCACATACCAAGTCACAACCAATCTACGTGA